One Drosophila subpulchrella strain 33 F10 #4 breed RU33 chromosome 2R, RU_Dsub_v1.1 Primary Assembly, whole genome shotgun sequence genomic window, TCCCATCCTCAGTTCGTAGCGTAGTTCCAGGCACTGTCGCAACCGCTGGAAGAGTTGCTCGACGAAGTTCATGTGGTCCGTGGACTTGTACGGCTTGGCGCAACCGTAGACCACCAGCTTGCGAAGGGATCTCATCACCACATATGCCCTTTGCAAGGCATTAAGGGCGAGGGCCTCCTCCTTTCGGACGTGCTGCAGAAAGCGAGCGGTAAGCGGGGCCCATATGTCCCACGCCAGGTAGCCAAAGATTTGAGAGCCCAGCTCCTCGAAGGCCCGCTGCTCGGCCATAAGCCGTCGGGAGGCGAGGGCCTTCAGGACGTAGTGCAGGACAATAAGAATGCGCTGCTGCAGGGCTGATTCGCCATCCGTGCCGCACGCCTGCAGCTGCTTCATTAGAGTGGGTAGCAGTTCCGGCCAGAACCGCGGGTAATCCGTTCGTGCCAAACGGCCCAGAAGCACGGCTATCTGCAGGGCCACCTGGGGCACCTCCTCCGCGTCATAATGGCGCAGCAGAACCTCCCGGATCTGCTGCTTCTGCTCGGCGGGCAGCTCCTGCCGCGAGTTGGGCCGCCAGTAGCGCTCCACTCCGTTCTTCAGGTAGACGGCCGCCATCCACCGCACCTTCACCTCGGAGTCCTCCGTGCTGGAGGTCCCGCCGTGCTGGGCGTCGCCGCATCCACCACTCCGCCGCATGCTCAGCCGGGCAATCGTGGGAAAGAAGCCCGGCTGCTGCTCCCACTCGCGCAGCTGCGCCTCCGCCTTCTGGACGATCTCGTGGCTCGGATTGGTGGCCGCCTGCAGTGTCTGGGCCACAAGCTGCTCCACCGACGCGCCTGCTCCTGCCGCTGCTCCAGATCCAGCTCCCGTTGCCATTGCCATCTCACGACGCCTCCTCTTGCGACGCTTGCGAGGAAGGTGCGGTGCGAAAATTATTGGCAAATTTCTGCGGCGCGTGCTGCTATCGAACCTATCGCGCCTATCGTTCGCCGATATCGGGAGGCGAGTCTATCGGCAGAGTGACCGTCCTCGACGGCTAGAAAATTCCATCCGGTGAAATGaaacattttcattgttttttaaatattggtttaaaaaaatattattataaaatattttactcgTTATTACCGAATATACTTAAATTTTAACTAAGAAAACTATATATACACTGTACCTCTCATGTTTAATTTATGTCGTGGAGCCTATATTAAACTTAAAATGTAAATAGTTTTTCTTATGGTACACTGGGAAAgccaaaaatgtattttaaattatctTGCCATTCATTCAGTAATAATTCTTTAAATAtcctaaaattattatttgaaaaaattatttaaaggtAAATAGCTGCACATGACTATGTTTTTTGAAAGCTTCCATGTTATTGCGATTTAAAAGTTACCAAAAGCAGAATTTTTCAACTGTGCGGTCCATTTTCCCAGAAAGCTAGTGTAGGAGAATATTTTAACGAacacatttaaaaatgaaGCCAACCGGATTTTTAAGCATTCATCCATGTATACATAGGTTCATTTTATAAcgttacatatttttttaactaaTAAATTTCACcaaattggttttattttaGCTTTAGATGTCACATTTACGGTCATATAATGTAATCTCCAAGATGAGTAACAGTTGATTTGTTTATATAGAGAGGTGCCACTGAAATCGCTTTCCGCTGAATTAAAAAAACCAACCACAATTCAGCGCTGACCGATTTCTGTGGCATCCGCGACAGACTTTTATATTAAGGACGAGTATTTgggtattttaaattttgtattacCCACAATAAACATggtttttgttcatttatttatttcatattaacAGACATATGCACTCTCAGGTTAACatcataaattaaaagaacCATAATCAGAAACTCTACTTCTTTACCAGAGTTCCGATCCAATCCACGTAGCTCAAAACATTGGTATACACATCTCGGGAGTGGTTTTCCATCCTTCCGAAACTGGCCAATCCGACGAGTGTGAATGCCCTACTATTTCCGTGGGAAAGAGGCTTAACCAAGGGACTGCCACTGCCCACGTTCGATGTAATAGATTTGGGGTGCTCCATGCAGATCTGCTTGTCTCCGATATCTTGGAGATTCTCCTGGTAGCATTCGCTAGACCTAACCCGCTGAACCATCGATGATCTCCGGATGCCCCAACCGACGGCAGTGAGTTCCTGCGCACGATTAGCCTTCTTCTGGAACTTTTCTTGCTCCTTCTTGTTAGTTGGTGAAGGCAGACAGATCGGTCTTATCAAATCTACGCAGATAAATCCATTTGTTTTCTAAATGTAAGACTTTTTGGTAGTCTCTTACTTACCACTATACTGAACTTTTTTCTCCAATTCAAGCAGAGCGATGTCGTTCCTAGTCAAGCTCGTGAATTCTGGGTGCTTGTGTACAGAACTAACTTTATAGAAATCCATAATACTTTCACTGATCTCCCCAAAAAGAACCTTTCTGCATAGACAAATGAAATTGTATTGTGCATCCACTGGAGATATCAAAGTACTCACAATGGAATTTCTTCAGGAATTAGCTCGGCAGTTGTCAGTACAAATCCTAAAAGAGAACAACGGCTTAAATCGTTTTAAAAACAATCATAACTTCAAATACAAACTGTCGGATATAAGTGCGCCGTAGGACAACACAAAAGATTCCATGAAAACCTGGGCTAACCAGGGGAAAGTTTCTGGAGGGGTCTTGGCTCTTCTTCCTAATTTTGCGTTATCCAAACACCCTTCGTCCAGCAAGTCTATCTTTGGAAGTAAGACGGTAATGTCGGATTCCAAGACGACTCGCTCTATAAAGTCGACATGGCTCATAACATCGGTGTACACACCCATTCCGCCACACTCTTCGGCTCCAAAGCTAACGATTCCGAATTGAGTTTGGCGCCATGTGACACCGTCTGAAACTTTCGAGTACAAGGGTCCTCCGGAGTCACCTTTACAGGTGTCGACCAAATTCGTTGTGCCTGCACATATCTGTGAGTCTGTCAAGTTAAGCCAAAGTAAATCATAGCACAGGTTTTTGTTCAATCTGTAGACGTCCGCCGTTCGAAGTATGTCACTTGAATTTCGT contains:
- the LOC119550587 gene encoding polyserase-2-like codes for the protein MLRFAFLSEIKMTTVAACYILFGLLFIKHGSPWLLDEDCGIAVNVGPKVMNGVSAGYLENPWMALIKSPTEFICAGTLITSQFVLTAAHCVFKGRNSTENYTQLTVSLGVYNRTADKDNYHEDFNVVTSYIRDGFEQLSDANDIALLRLQRRVVYKHQIRPICIHLDSRLKPTSDAIKKFTIVGWGKTETRNSSDILRTADVYRLNKNLCYDLLWLNLTDSQICAGTTNLVDTCKGDSGGPLYSKVSDGVTWRQTQFGIVSFGAEECGGMGVYTDVMSHVDFIERVVLESDITVLLPKIDLLDEGCLDNAKLGRRAKTPPETFPWLAQVFMESFVLSYGALISDRFVLTTAELIPEEIPLKVLFGEISESIMDFYKVSSVHKHPEFTSLTRNDIALLELEKKVQYSDLIRPICLPSPTNKKEQEKFQKKANRAQELTAVGWGIRRSSMVQRVRSSECYQENLQDIGDKQICMEHPKSITSNVGSGSPLVKPLSHGNSRAFTLVGLASFGRMENHSRDVYTNVLSYVDWIGTLVKK